The nucleotide sequence CGCCGGAGGCCTGATGCGGCTCTTGAGCGACGGCCAAATCCGCTGTCGCGAAGGGATCGCCCGGATTTGGTAGGACACGGTCCCGTTCCGGCACGTCGCCCGTTTCCGGCATTGACCGTCGGCTAACCGGTCGCGGTCATTCTACGGGGGAGCCACGTTGCGTATCGGCTCGGTCGTGCGAACGACACCCCCCGCCGTCCCGGTTCGGACGGCGGGGACGCCGGCCCCCGCCGCACTCCGACGAGGGGCGGCCATAGCCGCCGAGGCGGCAGGCGAGGCCTCGGATCCCCCGTCAGACCGGTTCGTTGATCGCTCGCGGTTCGTCTTCCTTTCGGCTTCGCCTCGCGATCGCAGATGAAAGCGCGAACGGCCGTCTCGGGGGCGTCCGGAACCGGCGCGTGCTCGGCCGCGGCCGGCCGGTCACGCGGCGGGGCGTCGCGGATCGGAACAGGGTCAAGGGATGGCTTCTTGCCCGGAGGAACCGGCGTCCCCGCGCGGCCGCACCCGCCGTGCCGGAGGGCGCCCCGGACCCACCGCGAAGGATTCGCGCATGCCCCATCGTTCGACCCGTCTCCGCCTCCCGTCCGTTCTGCTCGCCGCCGTGACCGGCCTCGCCCTGCCGGCCGCCGCCCTGGCCCAGGGGAAACCGCTGCCGCCGCCGGACAGCGACGCGATGCCGCCGGTCGAACTGACCGTCGAGATGCGCGACGGACGTCCCGTCTGCCAGCCGGCGGAACTGCGTCTGCCGGCCGACACCAACGTGGCGCTCAACGTGGTGAGTCGGGCCGATCAGCCGGTGACGATCACTATGCCGGGCCAGTTCGAGAACGGCCGCGTGCTCCACGCCGACGGCGACCTCGTCCACGTGGCGAGCGAGAAGGGGTACACGGTCAAGCGGGATGGGCGCGGGCAGTTGCGCCTCCGTACGGTCTCGGCCGGCGAGAAGACCTTCGCCTGCACCGGCGC is from Methylorubrum sp. B1-46 and encodes:
- a CDS encoding anaerobic typically selenocysteine-containing protein — protein: MPHRSTRLRLPSVLLAAVTGLALPAAALAQGKPLPPPDSDAMPPVELTVEMRDGRPVCQPAELRLPADTNVALNVVSRADQPVTITMPGQFENGRVLHADGDLVHVASEKGYTVKRDGRGQLRLRTVSAGEKTFACTGANSRSNPFEGKVILTPPSG